A genomic region of Magnetococcales bacterium contains the following coding sequences:
- a CDS encoding EAL domain-containing protein, with product MSQRHPSPRNVIVDGMGEIRLRSALQPIFSPAHRKAVGFEALVRARRVDDSAVSPAELFHAGLNPSEVAHIDRLCREVHIAHFADSGFESGWLFINLHPQALHLGSKQGIRHTHALMERHGVSPSRVVVEILEHAIPEEGRLAETLDYYRKLGCLIALDDFGAGHSNFDRIWRLGVDIVKLDRSMVSNATRHPKARRVLPGLVELLHETNCLVLMEGIETEEEALIALESDVDLVQGFHFARPSLLREAPQQDIPLLFQELRNRQDQESVAMSLLHKSLMERIQKAFLLACRLLPGESLPLAVAPLLAIPEIRRCYLINAEGLQIGSNLARPGAEKPSPFQPLMEAQGADWSRRAYFRRAVEKPGQPQVSRPYLSLPDKAMCITLSMAVSTPDGLQVLCSDMVWNAPSRALSTGWLLPRDTPPVAS from the coding sequence ATGTCTCAACGCCACCCCTCGCCCCGCAACGTGATCGTCGACGGCATGGGAGAGATCAGGCTGAGGAGTGCCCTGCAACCCATTTTCAGCCCTGCCCATCGCAAGGCGGTCGGTTTCGAGGCCCTGGTGCGGGCCCGTCGCGTGGACGATTCGGCGGTTTCGCCCGCCGAACTGTTCCATGCCGGATTGAATCCCTCCGAGGTGGCCCATATCGACCGTCTGTGTCGGGAGGTTCATATCGCCCATTTCGCCGACAGCGGCTTCGAAAGCGGCTGGCTGTTCATCAATCTCCATCCCCAGGCGCTGCATCTGGGCAGCAAACAAGGCATTCGCCACACCCACGCCCTGATGGAGCGGCACGGGGTCTCCCCGTCGCGGGTGGTGGTCGAAATCCTGGAACACGCCATTCCCGAGGAGGGGCGTCTGGCGGAAACCCTGGATTACTACCGCAAACTGGGCTGTCTGATCGCCCTGGACGACTTCGGTGCCGGCCACTCCAATTTCGACCGCATCTGGCGGTTGGGGGTCGACATCGTCAAGCTGGACCGCAGCATGGTGAGCAACGCCACCCGTCATCCCAAGGCCCGGCGCGTCCTGCCGGGGTTGGTGGAGTTGTTGCACGAAACCAACTGCCTGGTCCTCATGGAAGGCATCGAGACCGAAGAGGAGGCCCTGATCGCCCTGGAGAGCGACGTGGATCTGGTGCAGGGCTTCCATTTCGCCCGACCCAGTCTGTTGCGGGAAGCGCCGCAACAGGATATCCCTCTGTTGTTTCAGGAGTTGCGCAACCGTCAGGACCAGGAATCCGTCGCCATGAGCCTGCTGCACAAAAGTCTCATGGAACGCATTCAGAAGGCCTTTCTGCTGGCCTGTCGCCTGCTTCCGGGGGAGTCGTTGCCACTGGCCGTGGCGCCTCTTCTGGCCATTCCGGAGATCAGGCGCTGCTACCTCATCAATGCCGAGGGACTGCAGATCGGCAGCAACCTGGCCCGGCCCGGCGCCGAAAAGCCCTCCCCGTTCCAACCGCTGATGGAGGCCCAGGGAGCCGACTGGTCGCGGCGGGCCTATTTTCGTCGCGCCGTGGAAAAACCGGGTCAGCCCCAGGTGTCGAGGCCCTATCTCTCCCTGCCGGACAAGGCTATGTGCATCACCCTTTCCATGGCCGTGTCCACCCCCGACGGCCTTCAGGTGTTGTGTAGCGACATGGTTTGGAACGCCCCCTCCCGCGCCTTGTCCACCGGATGGTTGTTGCCCCGTGACACCCCGCCGGTCGCCTCC